The DNA window CCTTTATCAATAACAAAGTAACAGACAACAGGAATCCATTTTGCCATAACTTGAAATGCTCATAACATTAGCCAGAGAGCAACTGGACGGTTATCAAGCGGTCTATTGAAAGACCTGTCTGATATATCCACCACCTCCCTTTCAAGACACCACAGATAGCAGTTACACAAATGGGCTAGATCACAGTGGTCTTTGCAGTTGCACATATAACACTTCATATCCCACTGTGTGGCACAAAAACACATTATtggatgggtggcacaatacacaaTGGGGAGTGGAGTGTTGGAAAGGTAATTTACTTGCAATCAGACGTATGTATCGTGAGTGACAACTGTGCACCTCTATCCTGTCTTGGCAGTGCTGAACTGAGGTTTAAGTTAGGGCATGCTTGGTGTACTGACCGTTTCGAGTTGCTCTGCAGGGCCTTTATGAAGTATTTGGTGATTATCAAGCCTTACCATATTTTGTGATAATACGATTAAGACATCCAATGTTCATTATTTTACATATAAGGTAATTGCTCGGTCATGACCTTAACTTTAACTCTTGGCCTTAGTAGACCGCATTGGTAGATATGTTTAATATGAACAGCAAATACAGATAACTAATTCCACAACACGTTAAAGTACCAAATATACAGCATGCACAAGAACAAACATTCAAAAACTAAAAAACTTCACAGTAAAGACCCCTAGGATCAAGGAAAACCACAGTTAAGGAACATTGAAGGTTAAAATGTGTCTTTAACCGGCTTGAATGAGCAGGCATTGTAGATAAGTAGTAAAAAAAATATACTCTGAGTGATGTTTCCCACTGCAATGATTTTACTaatcacaccactgccagcagttgcCAGTTCGCCCACAATGAGATCTCAAAATGTAAGTTTAATAGTTCAGGCCTTTACAACATAACCCTTAAATTACATGCATACCACATGTGAATAATTGAAGTGACGTTTTAAAAGAATGGCCAATCAGCTTGAAAGTTAAACTTGCGGTGATGCAACTCGCCTTCCTGCTCATTTGTTCAGTATTAGTAAGGCGGTTAAGTCCCAGATGGGCTGAGTTCAGCAAGAGATACCGTGTAAGCGCCATGTCGACAGGGAACAGTGATTGCAAGCATGGAGTGTGATGACATTCTTGCAAGCATGGCCACGCCCGGGGGAATGCTGCTAAAGGCATGCATCTCCTGAGAgcattgcttcatttttttttaaagggcacatGTAAAACCGCCTCTTGCACATCTCAAAGACGCAATCAAAATCAGCATCTGCAGCCAGACAATAAAAGGATAAGAGAATGTGTATTCTGACATTGTTTCACATACTTGCCAATCCTTATTTCTCAAGTAGCGAGGCTCAGCAACACCTGTCTAGTAACCCTTTACAGTGTTCAGGCAACAGAATAAACTGACCCTGAAAAGGGTAAGAGTGCATTTTACAGCATATCCTTTATTTAAAGAACTTTGGCTGCAAGCTAAGATGCCAACTTATGCATCAGATCTTTGATCTATCACTTCAAAAGCCTGGGGAAATGTACATTCACCCAGGAGACGGCGGTTATATAAAAAGTTTTGGGTTATTAAACTCAATGGTTATTTTATTGGCCTTATGGTGGATGAACGACTAAGGTAAGCTGCCAGGAATCAAACATATAACCCACTGGATCAAACAGATCAGTGTagaggatgcattagtccactaagccatcagGCCTGTACCTAACCCTAAAAGGCAATGAACAGGGCTTGCCAATTCATGCACAAGCCACATTAACCCGTGGAGCACTTTAAATATAAAAATTTAACGAAAGGACCAATTTTTCTTGTTTCCACACACCAAGAATATATGCTGCCAGACACCCTCTAGAGCTGAATATTTATTTCAAGAGGTATACATCCCTTGATCAAAGATATTTTAACAAACAAGAATGTCTGCCCTAACATAACCATGTAAGTCATGAACCCATTTACATATTTACAGAGCACGTTGTCCTtcgaccctttcctttcccactttCGCTTAATTATTCCTTCTTCAGGTTTACCATTCTGTCTATCAGGGCTTTCCTTGTCTTCTCAACTTCTGCACTCAGTCGCTCAATCTCCACTTTGAGGCGTTCATTCTCTGCTAAGAGTTCAGACACTTTCCTGTCTCCTTCCTGCTCTTTCTCTTTCAGTCTTTTTCCTCCTCTGGGCTGCCCACCACGCTTCCTCTTTGCTCCACATGCAGAACTAGCAGAGTCTTCATCCTCTGTGTGATTAATGCTGCCAGAATCTGACTCCGGGACAACGGGCAACTGTTCATCACTTTCCGGGATGCCTACAGTTGCACAAAAACTTGGTTCGGGGTCCTGGATCAAAAACTCAAGGAGGCTGTCCGAAAAATCATCTTCCAAACCCAAACTCTGACATGGTTCAGTGTTGAGGTCTGCTGGGCAGCATGTCGGCAAAGGCTCAGAATGCCACAGTAACGATCCATCAAGCGGGTCCCATACTTTCACCTCATTCTGGATGGAtgacaaaacacacaaaatatagaaCACAATATATATTCATCTAATTTTATCTGcaacttaaaaataaaaacctttggTTGGTAGCTTTCTAGAGGACAGTAACAGGCAAGACTGGGGAgcctaaagggggggggggggggggcaactattAGGCATTCACCCATGTTCAATGGATGGAGTAAGGATCATTCTGAGGCACTGATAAGGGCACCgaagactacattgcccataactaGATTTGCATATTTGTGGCACAACCCAAACGGCATAAAGCTCTGTTTGGATGGAACCCCCAGTCTCACAGATGTCAGACAAAACACAAGGAAACACTGGAGTACAAGTTTTACTGTCATTTCGTGTAATCATCTATCAATTGAAGCATTTAAATGAGTCTTGCTGAAGCGATTGGTATGGCTGAGTAGACATGCCGCAGAACTGTgttgtgtgtcaatgtttttccaTTACACGAATGTCAAATCTTTGCTGGCCTGAAATCAATACTTTTTTGCAGAAGACCACTGCTCTCCTAAAACAGTTTGTCTCACTCTTTGGGGGCTGAGGGTGTAATcactaaacttgttttgtaatTAACTCATTAAGTATTGACAAATCTGCTTTCCCTGTGGAATCCCTGAAACGTACCTCTCAAAACCCTCAGATGACCAGACTGTTGCTGAACAGcttttcattaaacattttaacGTTAGCCAACTCTTAATTACGGAAGTTATATTATAATGTGAAAAGTCCAGTTTGCTGTTCTATATGGGTATAAAGAAACCTCTTGCGCTTTCTAAATGCTctgattttcatttttaaaatcattGTATAGCATTTATCCGGGAACTTCAAATTCAGTGAAAGAACACAATCATTTAGCATGCTCACATGTGCAGCCATTTGATGAAAAGGTCATGCCCTTATTGAATTTCCTATGTTGTCAATTCGCAACAATATTGGCCTGATACACAAGCCTAATATTTATTCAAATACCTATTTTTCTATTTTAATACATGACTACAGAGATGAACTGTCAGTAAAATGTGTACTTGGAGGCCTTAATAGGCTCAGTGTTGAATGTACAGTTCTTTTAAAGTTACTGCACAGTAACTTCATTAAGTACAATCCTTTGCGCAAGGTCTCCATTTTGCCTGGCAGTGGCTTATTGTGTAAAATTAGTATTTTACCAATCTGTTGTAgatgttaactccaatatattAACTGAGGCAGCACTGAGGAACGGATTGTTCCAATAGGAACCACTTATTTTGCACACGGCCGTACTCCATAAATCTGTCCCTGGCTGTAGAACACTATATCTTTAAATTCTCCCAGAGGTGCATGCTCCCATGTGTCAAGATGGGTTTTCCTGAAACTGCTAAcaataaaattactttaaaaaatcctGG is part of the Pleurodeles waltl isolate 20211129_DDA chromosome 4_2, aPleWal1.hap1.20221129, whole genome shotgun sequence genome and encodes:
- the DDIT3 gene encoding DNA damage-inducible transcript 3 protein isoform X1 — its product is MTAESLPLTSCAPAPTTLSGWELEAWYEDLHDVLLSDVKGSQPVGKQNEVKVWDPLDGSLLWHSEPLPTCCPADLNTEPCQSLGLEDDFSDSLLEFLIQDPEPSFCATVGIPESDEQLPVVPESDSGSINHTEDEDSASSACGAKRKRGGQPRGGKRLKEKEQEGDRKVSELLAENERLKVEIERLSAEVEKTRKALIDRMVNLKKE
- the DDIT3 gene encoding DNA damage-inducible transcript 3 protein isoform X2, with translation MVIMSSRSLAQPSTTTRPDPRRAHRFYQCHKAVSRKRKNEVKVWDPLDGSLLWHSEPLPTCCPADLNTEPCQSLGLEDDFSDSLLEFLIQDPEPSFCATVGIPESDEQLPVVPESDSGSINHTEDEDSASSACGAKRKRGGQPRGGKRLKEKEQEGDRKVSELLAENERLKVEIERLSAEVEKTRKALIDRMVNLKKE